From Peromyscus maniculatus bairdii isolate BWxNUB_F1_BW_parent chromosome 8, HU_Pman_BW_mat_3.1, whole genome shotgun sequence, a single genomic window includes:
- the LOC143267060 gene encoding uncharacterized protein LOC143267060 yields the protein MPRQPSHGRPARSAPRPRRARCLRRLPAVQTRASSHLVIGPREKGAGPARSLEYRGGRGADTRARHPRRGRRAGLPDQENHEPAGAPACRWGWVDVTAHTETGRGFRSPLSPSDRLAHAPGYPSAAQGGRCEPRLPLERLCLRVCRGHWGSGAAWYGRLPPAAGGTPCPPAGARAARPGAAQVCGGGGGGGGRRGHIWRFRPARSARRREARGRPESRGRT from the coding sequence ATGCCCCGCCAGCCCTCGCACGGGCGCCCCGCAAGGTCAGCTCCCCGTCCGAGACGGGCCCGCTGCCTGCGCCGGCTACCTGCTGTGCAGACCCGGGCCAGCAGTCACCTTGTCATCGGGCCCAGGGAGAAGGGCGCAGGGCCCGCGAGGAGCCTGGAGTACAGGGGTGGCCGGGGGGCTGACACCCGTGCGCGCCACCCTCGAAGGGGGCGCAGGGCTGGACTCCCCGACCAGGAGAACCACGAGCCCGCAGGGGCTCCCGCGTGTCGGTGGGGGTGGGTGGACGTGACTGCACACACCGAGACGGGACGCGGGTTTCGGTCGCCGCTCTCACCCAGTGACCGTCTGGCGCACGCCCCTGGCTACCCGAGTGCCGCCCAGGGCGGGCGCTGTGAACCCCGGCTCCCTCTGGAGCGCCTTTGTCTGCGTGTGTGCAGAGGGCACTGGGGCTCGGGGGCGGCCTGGTACGGCCGGCTTCCTCCCGCCGCCGGCGGGACGCCGTGTCCCCCGGCGGGCGCGCGCGCGGCGAGGCCAGGTGCGGCTCAGGTGTgcggtgggggcgggggcggcggcgggcggcgcgGCCATATTTGGCGATTTCGACCCGCGCGCTCCGCCCGCCGCCGGGAGGCCCGCGGCCGCCCTGAGTCACGGGGGCGGACGTAA